The genomic interval TGCCCCGCAGGGATTCTCAGTGAATTGACATCAAGGCGCGGCCAGACGTGTTGGAAGACGCGCGCGGGCGGCCGGGCCGGCGGGCAAGGCGTACCGAGGCGTACGTTGCGCCCGCCGGCCGGCCGCCCGCGTCCCGTATAACGACGCGTATGGTCCGCGCCGCCTACTTGCGACTGAAGAGGAGCCAGAGCAAAGCCCCCCCCAGCGGAAAGAACACGACCAGGAGGATCCACAGCACCTTGCGCGCGGTCGATCGGCCGCTCTCGACGATCTGGAGGATCGCGTAGATGTCGAGGACGAGCACGAGGAGCGACGCGCAGCCGTAGACGCGGCCGAACGTGAAAGCGAGCGGAAGCGGCATCTTCTTCCTCCTGCGGAATTTCGGTATC from Thermoanaerobaculia bacterium carries:
- a CDS encoding PLD nuclease N-terminal domain-containing protein, which codes for MPLPLAFTFGRVYGCASLLVLVLDIYAILQIVESGRSTARKVLWILLVVFFPLGGALLWLLFSRK